One Prionailurus bengalensis isolate Pbe53 chromosome D3, Fcat_Pben_1.1_paternal_pri, whole genome shotgun sequence genomic region harbors:
- the TBX1 gene encoding T-box transcription factor TBX1 isoform X1, with the protein MISAVSSPWLTQLSHFCDVAAFTASSLSSLGAAGGFPGAASPGADPYGPREPPPPPRYDPCAAAAAPGAPGPPPHAYPFAPAAGAATSAAAEPEGPGASCAAAAKAPVKKNAKVASVSVQLEMKALWDEFNQLGTEMIVTKAGRRMFPTFQVKLFGMDPMADYMLLMDFVPVDDKRYRYAFHSSSWLVAGKADPATPGRVHYHPDSPAKGAQWMKQIVSFDKLKLTNNLLDDNGHIILNSMHRYQPRFHVVYVDPRKDSEKYAEENFKTFVFEETRFTAVTAYQNHRITQLKIASNPFAKGFRDCDPEDWPRNHRPGALPLMSAFARSRNPVASPTQPNGSEKEAAEARREFERDAGGPAVLGDPAHPPQLLARVLSPALPGAGGAGGLVPLPGAPGGRPSPPHPELRLEAPGASEPLHHHPYKYPAAAYDHYLGPKSRPAPYPLPGLRGHGYHPHTHAHPHHHHPAVSPAAAAAAAAAAAAAAAANMYSSAGAAPPGSYDYCPR; encoded by the exons ATGATCTCCGCCGTGTCCAGCCCGTGGCTCACGCAGCTCTCGCACTTCTGCGACGTTGCAGCCTTCACGGCCAGCAGCCTGAGCAGCCTGGGGGCCGCGGGGGGCTTCCCGGGCGCCGCGTCGCCGGGCGCCGACCCGTACGGCCCACGCgagcccccgccgccgccgcgctaCGACCCTtgcgccgccgccgctgcccccGGCGCCCCGGGCCCGCCGCCGCACGCCTACCCGTTCGCGCCGGCCGCCGGGGCCGCCACCAGCGCCGCCGCCGAGCCCGAGGGCCCCGGGGCCAGTTGCGCGGCCGCCGCCAAGGCGCCGGTGAAGAAGAACGCGAAGGTGGCCAGCGTGAGCGTGCAGCTGGAGATGAAGGCGCTGTGGGACGAGTTCAATCAGCTGGGCACCGAGATGATCGTCACCAAGGCCGGCAG GCGCATGTTCCCCACATTTCAAGTGAAGCTCTTCGGCATGGACCCCATGGCCGACTACATGCTCCTCATGGACTTCGTTCCAGTGGACGACAAGCGCTACCG GTATGCCTTCCACAGCTCCTCCTGGCTAGTAGCCGGGAAAGCAGACCCTGCCACACCAGGCCGTGTACACTACCACCCTGACTCGCCTGCCAAGGGTGCACAGTGGATGAAGCAAATTGTGTCCTTCGACAAGCTCAAGCTGACCAACAACCTGCTGGATGACAACGGCCAT ATTATTCTCAACTCCATGCACAGATACCAGCCCCGCTTCCATGTTGTCTATGTGGACCCACGCAAAGATAGTGAGAAATATGCTGAGGAGAACTTTAAGACCTTTGTGTTTGAGGAGACTCGCTTCACTGCGGTCACTGCTTACCAGAACCATCGG ATCACGCAGCTCAAGATAGCCAGCAACCCTTTCGCCAAAGGCTTTCGAGACTGCGACCCGGAAGACTG GCCCCGAAACCACCGGCCCGGCGCGCTGCCGCTTATGAGCGCCTTCGCTCGCTCCCGGAACCCGGTGGCCTCCCCCACACAGCCCAACGGGTCAGAGAAAG AGGCGGCCGAGGCTCGGCGAGAATTCGAGCGGGACGCGGGTGGACCGGCTGTGCTCGGGGACCCGGCGCACCCGCCTCAGCTGCTGGCACGGGTGCTGAGCCCAGCGCTGCCCGGGGCCGGTGGCGCTGGCGGTCTCGTCCCGCTGCCCGGTGCACCCGGAGGCCGGCCCAGCCCTCCGCACCCGGAGCTGCGCCTGGAGGCGCCAGGCGCGTCGGAACCGCTGCACCACCACCCGTATAAGTACCCGGCCGCCGCCTACGACCATTACCTCGGGCCCAAGAGCCGGCCGGCGCCCTACCCGCTGCCGGGCCTGCGCGGCCACGGCTACCACCCGCACACGCACGCGCAcccgcaccaccaccaccccgccGTGAGCccagccgccgccgctgccgccgccgccgccgccgccgccgccgccgctgccaaCATGTACTCGTCGGCCGGGGCCGCGCCACCCGGCTCCTACGACTACTGCCCCAGATAA
- the TBX1 gene encoding T-box transcription factor TBX1 isoform X2, producing MDARSPLSPRASAFSIASLVAAEAVERTARLGPRSSDQAKLRRLLGSPAGMHFSTVTRDMEAFTASSLSSLGAAGGFPGAASPGADPYGPREPPPPPRYDPCAAAAAPGAPGPPPHAYPFAPAAGAATSAAAEPEGPGASCAAAAKAPVKKNAKVASVSVQLEMKALWDEFNQLGTEMIVTKAGRRMFPTFQVKLFGMDPMADYMLLMDFVPVDDKRYRYAFHSSSWLVAGKADPATPGRVHYHPDSPAKGAQWMKQIVSFDKLKLTNNLLDDNGHIILNSMHRYQPRFHVVYVDPRKDSEKYAEENFKTFVFEETRFTAVTAYQNHRITQLKIASNPFAKGFRDCDPEDWPRNHRPGALPLMSAFARSRNPVASPTQPNGSEKEAAEARREFERDAGGPAVLGDPAHPPQLLARVLSPALPGAGGAGGLVPLPGAPGGRPSPPHPELRLEAPGASEPLHHHPYKYPAAAYDHYLGPKSRPAPYPLPGLRGHGYHPHTHAHPHHHHPAVSPAAAAAAAAAAAAAAAANMYSSAGAAPPGSYDYCPR from the exons ATGGACGCGCGGAGCCCGCTGTCTCCCCGGGCCAGCGCGTTCAGCATCGCCTCTCTGGTTGCAGCAGAGGCCGTAGAGCGCACAGCTCGCCTGGGTCCCCGGTCCTCCGACCAGGCGAAGCTTCGCCGGCTGCTGGGATCCCCGGCCGGGATGCACTTCAGCACGGTCACCAGGGATATGGAAG CCTTCACGGCCAGCAGCCTGAGCAGCCTGGGGGCCGCGGGGGGCTTCCCGGGCGCCGCGTCGCCGGGCGCCGACCCGTACGGCCCACGCgagcccccgccgccgccgcgctaCGACCCTtgcgccgccgccgctgcccccGGCGCCCCGGGCCCGCCGCCGCACGCCTACCCGTTCGCGCCGGCCGCCGGGGCCGCCACCAGCGCCGCCGCCGAGCCCGAGGGCCCCGGGGCCAGTTGCGCGGCCGCCGCCAAGGCGCCGGTGAAGAAGAACGCGAAGGTGGCCAGCGTGAGCGTGCAGCTGGAGATGAAGGCGCTGTGGGACGAGTTCAATCAGCTGGGCACCGAGATGATCGTCACCAAGGCCGGCAG GCGCATGTTCCCCACATTTCAAGTGAAGCTCTTCGGCATGGACCCCATGGCCGACTACATGCTCCTCATGGACTTCGTTCCAGTGGACGACAAGCGCTACCG GTATGCCTTCCACAGCTCCTCCTGGCTAGTAGCCGGGAAAGCAGACCCTGCCACACCAGGCCGTGTACACTACCACCCTGACTCGCCTGCCAAGGGTGCACAGTGGATGAAGCAAATTGTGTCCTTCGACAAGCTCAAGCTGACCAACAACCTGCTGGATGACAACGGCCAT ATTATTCTCAACTCCATGCACAGATACCAGCCCCGCTTCCATGTTGTCTATGTGGACCCACGCAAAGATAGTGAGAAATATGCTGAGGAGAACTTTAAGACCTTTGTGTTTGAGGAGACTCGCTTCACTGCGGTCACTGCTTACCAGAACCATCGG ATCACGCAGCTCAAGATAGCCAGCAACCCTTTCGCCAAAGGCTTTCGAGACTGCGACCCGGAAGACTG GCCCCGAAACCACCGGCCCGGCGCGCTGCCGCTTATGAGCGCCTTCGCTCGCTCCCGGAACCCGGTGGCCTCCCCCACACAGCCCAACGGGTCAGAGAAAG AGGCGGCCGAGGCTCGGCGAGAATTCGAGCGGGACGCGGGTGGACCGGCTGTGCTCGGGGACCCGGCGCACCCGCCTCAGCTGCTGGCACGGGTGCTGAGCCCAGCGCTGCCCGGGGCCGGTGGCGCTGGCGGTCTCGTCCCGCTGCCCGGTGCACCCGGAGGCCGGCCCAGCCCTCCGCACCCGGAGCTGCGCCTGGAGGCGCCAGGCGCGTCGGAACCGCTGCACCACCACCCGTATAAGTACCCGGCCGCCGCCTACGACCATTACCTCGGGCCCAAGAGCCGGCCGGCGCCCTACCCGCTGCCGGGCCTGCGCGGCCACGGCTACCACCCGCACACGCACGCGCAcccgcaccaccaccaccccgccGTGAGCccagccgccgccgctgccgccgccgccgccgccgccgccgccgccgctgccaaCATGTACTCGTCGGCCGGGGCCGCGCCACCCGGCTCCTACGACTACTGCCCCAGATAA